From Planococcus halocryophilus, the proteins below share one genomic window:
- the mtnK gene encoding S-methyl-5-thioribose kinase encodes MTLTIPTTYKGLTESTAIALAKAVYTFEPTAELSCREIGDGNLNYVFQIEDSKTGTRVIIKQALPYAKIIGESWPLTLKRATIEANVLRKHGEFVPSLVPVVYAADETLAITVMEDLSHLVIAREGLINGQNFPRLSQDIGEYLAQTLFHTSDYGLHPFEKKRLAVEFSNPELCKITEDLVFTDPFFDLETNNYEPQLQSAAEAIWRDQKLQLEVAKLKKSFLTESEALLHGDLHTGSIFASTTETKVIDPEFGFYGPIGFDVGLFLGNLIFQSITREGIERQVVVSHIEKTWEVFALSFSELWKTESIESFRDTQGYLEFVLDKVLTDAAGFAGCELIRRTIGLAHVKDLDSIVDTEKRINFKTQSLHTGRALILQRQQIGSITDLLEILKEVHK; translated from the coding sequence ATGACGCTTACTATTCCAACAACTTATAAAGGACTAACTGAGTCGACGGCTATAGCTTTAGCAAAAGCTGTCTATACTTTCGAGCCTACTGCCGAATTGAGCTGCCGAGAAATTGGAGATGGCAACTTGAATTATGTTTTCCAGATCGAAGATTCGAAAACAGGCACCCGTGTAATTATTAAGCAAGCACTGCCATATGCCAAAATCATTGGTGAAAGTTGGCCACTGACTTTAAAGCGTGCAACGATCGAAGCCAATGTTCTTAGAAAGCACGGAGAGTTTGTGCCATCCTTGGTACCGGTCGTTTATGCGGCGGATGAAACATTAGCGATTACGGTGATGGAAGATTTGTCTCACCTTGTTATTGCACGAGAAGGATTGATCAACGGGCAGAATTTTCCTAGACTGTCGCAGGATATTGGTGAATACTTGGCGCAGACTTTGTTCCATACATCAGATTACGGTCTCCATCCTTTTGAAAAAAAACGCTTAGCTGTCGAGTTCTCCAATCCAGAGCTATGTAAAATCACAGAAGATCTTGTTTTTACGGATCCCTTTTTTGACCTTGAAACTAACAATTATGAACCACAGCTTCAATCAGCGGCAGAAGCAATTTGGAGAGACCAAAAGTTGCAGCTAGAAGTAGCTAAATTGAAAAAAAGTTTTTTGACTGAATCGGAAGCCTTGCTACACGGAGACCTTCACACAGGCAGTATTTTTGCTAGTACAACTGAAACCAAAGTCATCGATCCAGAGTTTGGTTTTTATGGTCCAATCGGATTCGATGTTGGCTTATTTCTAGGTAATTTAATTTTTCAATCGATTACGCGAGAAGGTATCGAGCGTCAGGTGGTTGTGTCTCACATTGAGAAGACGTGGGAAGTGTTTGCTTTATCATTCAGTGAACTATGGAAAACAGAGAGTATTGAATCGTTCAGAGACACACAGGGTTATTTAGAATTTGTTCTAGATAAAGTGTTAACAGATGCAGCAGGTTTTGCCGGCTGTGAATTGATTCGCCGGACAATTGGCTTAGCACATGTCAAAGATTTAGACAGTATAGTGGACACAGAAAAAAGAATTAACTTTAAAACACAGTCGCTACATACAGGGCGAGCATTAATCTTGCAGCGCCAACAAATCGGCTCAATCACTGATTTACTGGAGATTTTAAAAGAGGTGCACAAATGA
- the mtnW gene encoding 2,3-diketo-5-methylthiopentyl-1-phosphate enolase — translation MSTLTATYQLYGKPGSFEKKAEGIALGLTIGSWTNLPLLEQEQLKQHKGNVISIKECEENPHPLKSGLIKAEVSIAYPSANFSADLPAILTTVFGKLSLDGEVKLLDLNFSDELLKHFPGPRFGIEEIRHTLGVTGRPLLMSIFKGVIGRDLDYLSTQLRQQALGGVDLVKDDEILFDNPLTPFEKRITAGKEVLTQVYEESGHRTLYAVNLSGRTSELRGKARKARELGADALLFNVHAYGFDVMQELAEDDDIALPLMVHPAFSGAFTSSAFYGLATPLALGKLTRYAGADFSLFPSPYGSVALEKASALSLGEELTKKSSLKRSFPVPSAGIHPGLVPLLMADYGIDSVINAGGGIHGHPAGAIGGGQAFRQAIDAVLQGETLQNASKQHEQLQTALELWGSKN, via the coding sequence ATGAGCACTTTAACTGCTACTTATCAATTATACGGAAAGCCTGGCTCCTTTGAGAAAAAAGCTGAAGGTATTGCGCTAGGACTGACGATCGGGTCCTGGACCAATTTGCCTCTTCTTGAACAAGAGCAATTAAAACAGCATAAAGGAAATGTCATTTCCATAAAAGAATGTGAGGAAAATCCCCATCCCTTAAAATCAGGTTTGATAAAAGCTGAAGTTTCAATCGCTTATCCATCAGCGAATTTCTCTGCAGATCTTCCTGCAATCCTCACTACCGTTTTCGGCAAATTATCTCTGGATGGTGAAGTAAAACTATTGGATTTGAATTTCAGCGATGAATTGCTCAAGCATTTTCCCGGACCTCGCTTTGGTATTGAAGAAATCCGCCATACACTCGGTGTAACTGGACGGCCGCTACTCATGAGCATATTCAAAGGTGTCATCGGGCGTGACTTGGATTACTTATCTACTCAATTGCGGCAACAGGCATTAGGCGGTGTAGACCTCGTCAAAGATGATGAAATTCTATTTGATAACCCTTTGACTCCATTTGAGAAGCGCATTACTGCAGGTAAAGAAGTGTTAACACAGGTGTATGAAGAATCGGGTCACCGCACACTTTATGCAGTAAACCTTTCGGGTAGAACCTCCGAGCTGCGAGGTAAAGCAAGAAAAGCTCGCGAACTTGGAGCTGACGCTTTATTGTTCAATGTTCATGCGTACGGATTCGATGTTATGCAAGAACTTGCTGAAGACGATGACATTGCTTTGCCACTGATGGTACACCCCGCATTCAGTGGTGCCTTTACTTCATCTGCCTTTTATGGCCTTGCTACGCCACTGGCACTTGGCAAATTGACCCGTTATGCTGGTGCAGATTTCTCACTGTTTCCATCGCCTTACGGCAGTGTCGCATTGGAGAAAGCCTCTGCACTTTCGCTCGGTGAAGAACTGACTAAGAAAAGCTCGTTAAAACGCAGTTTTCCAGTGCCCTCGGCCGGTATTCATCCAGGGCTTGTCCCTTTGCTGATGGCAGACTATGGCATCGATAGCGTCATTAATGCCGGTGGTGGTATCCATGGACATCCAGCTGGAGCCATTGGCGGCGGACAAGCTTTCAGACAAGCGATTGATGCCGTATTGCAAGGTGAAACTTTACAAAACGCTAGTAAACAACACGAACAACTACAAACAGCACTTGAGCTATGGGGGTCAAAAAATTGA
- a CDS encoding 2-hydroxy-3-keto-5-methylthiopentenyl-1-phosphate phosphatase, whose product MNKPIIFCDFDGTITANDNIIAIMKKFDPPGWEPIKNQILDQSITIREGVAKMFSLLPVSAKEDIISYVLEQAEIREGFRDFVDYVKKHELSLYIVSGGIDFFVYPLLKPFGPFDGIYCNSADFSKDLIHIEFPHVCDAICTSQGCGCCKPSIIRELLAKGTNSIVIGDSISDWEAAKEADFVIARDLLADKCKEARIDYQPFETFHEVIAIVDKYIGVKS is encoded by the coding sequence TTGAACAAACCAATTATTTTCTGCGATTTCGATGGCACGATTACAGCCAACGATAATATCATCGCAATCATGAAGAAATTTGATCCGCCTGGTTGGGAACCCATCAAAAACCAAATCCTTGATCAATCTATAACCATACGTGAGGGTGTAGCGAAAATGTTTTCATTACTCCCTGTGTCCGCAAAGGAGGACATTATTTCATATGTTCTAGAGCAAGCGGAAATACGAGAAGGCTTTCGTGATTTTGTCGATTATGTAAAAAAACATGAACTTTCTTTATACATTGTCAGCGGAGGCATCGATTTTTTCGTTTATCCACTTCTTAAACCTTTTGGACCCTTTGATGGCATCTATTGCAACAGCGCAGATTTTTCGAAAGATCTGATCCATATTGAATTCCCACATGTCTGTGATGCAATCTGTACGAGTCAAGGATGTGGCTGCTGTAAACCGTCCATCATCCGTGAACTTTTGGCCAAAGGCACTAACAGCATTGTGATTGGGGATTCGATCAGTGACTGGGAAGCCGCTAAAGAAGCTGATTTTGTCATCGCTAGAGATTTACTGGCCGACAAATGCAAAGAAGCTAGAATCGATTATCAACCGTTTGAAACTTTTCATGAAGTTATCGCTATAGTGGATAAATATATAGGAGTGAAGTCATGA
- a CDS encoding methylthioribulose 1-phosphate dehydratase has product MIALNEKWLELADVKDELAVRDWFMGTSGNLAIKVTDEPLEFLVTASGKDKKKRTDEDFLLVDENGQPTIEKFLTPSAETLLHCAIYRKTQAGCSLHVHTVANNVISELYGDAGKIDFQGQELIKAFGLWEEDAVLTIPIIANHADIPTLTREFEATISADKGAVLIRNHGITVWGKNSFEAKKLLEACEFLFQYQLALQLQLK; this is encoded by the coding sequence ATGATTGCATTGAATGAAAAATGGCTTGAACTAGCGGATGTCAAAGATGAACTAGCTGTTCGCGACTGGTTTATGGGGACTAGTGGAAATCTAGCCATTAAAGTGACTGACGAACCACTCGAGTTCTTAGTCACTGCTAGTGGTAAAGACAAGAAAAAACGGACAGATGAAGACTTTCTACTAGTGGATGAAAATGGACAACCCACCATTGAAAAATTCTTAACACCCTCTGCTGAAACCTTATTGCATTGTGCAATTTATAGAAAGACCCAAGCCGGTTGCAGTCTTCACGTCCATACGGTTGCCAATAATGTCATTTCCGAATTATATGGCGATGCCGGAAAAATCGATTTCCAAGGACAGGAACTGATTAAAGCTTTCGGATTATGGGAAGAAGATGCTGTTCTAACAATTCCCATTATTGCCAATCACGCAGATATCCCAACACTCACCCGTGAGTTTGAAGCTACTATTTCGGCAGATAAAGGAGCCGTGCTAATCCGTAATCACGGCATTACCGTGTGGGGGAAAAATAGTTTTGAGGCGAAAAAACTACTTGAAGCCTGCGAGTTTTTATTTCAATACCAATTAGCATTACAATTACAGTTAAAATAA
- a CDS encoding 1,2-dihydroxy-3-keto-5-methylthiopentene dioxygenase, with protein sequence MAIIKIQGTKKTIEAQNEVAAFLEQQEVVYEHWDIDKLPAHLREKFDLTDAEKDEILQAFQTEVSDISERRGYQAADIISLSDSNPKLDELLKNFQRKHIHTDDEVRYIVSGHGVFIIQGKDENFFEVHLTPGDLISVPENITHYFTLAEDRKVVAIRIFVTTEGWVPVYQEESPV encoded by the coding sequence ATGGCCATCATTAAAATTCAAGGAACAAAAAAGACAATTGAAGCGCAAAACGAAGTAGCCGCATTTTTGGAACAACAAGAAGTCGTTTATGAGCATTGGGATATCGATAAATTACCAGCGCATCTACGTGAAAAATTCGATTTAACGGATGCCGAAAAAGATGAAATTCTTCAAGCATTTCAAACAGAAGTCAGTGACATCTCAGAACGTCGGGGCTACCAGGCAGCGGATATTATCTCTTTATCAGATTCCAACCCTAAATTAGATGAGTTGTTAAAAAACTTTCAACGTAAACACATTCATACTGATGATGAAGTACGCTATATCGTCAGCGGACATGGGGTTTTCATCATTCAAGGAAAAGACGAAAATTTCTTTGAAGTTCATCTGACGCCAGGCGACCTCATTTCGGTTCCTGAAAACATTACGCATTACTTTACACTTGCTGAGGATCGGAAAGTCGTGGCCATTCGTATTTTCGTCACAACTGAAGGATGGGTACCTGTTTACCAAGAAGAAAGCCCCGTATAA